In the genome of Leptolyngbya sp. FACHB-261, one region contains:
- a CDS encoding VWA domain-containing protein: MVSRFFESLSRAFTGSLASPEFAAPQPSNPATICEFTNFRVGRHNKDANTVTVNFRFADHVGRVAMPNLDVVILLDVSASMREQYQQGEMQALFEAVLRYLLPFDADGITVILFAGQDAHYIWPEPVRNLRQIPAIMQVALQKMVKATYVAPALETALSLKKPNGSVLVEILTDGAFEDREATVELIGRAVQQLVAQNRTAQPSLGLPLQVGRTRLAQSRQYHIHITGLGLSPDSRRSLENLDDNLELPFDIVDFSTAQSVLSAPDQIFQELDRSALTVGNNGLVTVRGPASIVGVGDGIKRIYETEDIEPDLECEGQVIANFYGWEKMPAAGQVAVRFAERPEPFELTLSWQGEQTSVAVVPR, from the coding sequence ATGGTCAGTCGTTTTTTTGAGAGCCTGAGCCGCGCGTTCACTGGCAGCCTGGCCTCGCCAGAATTCGCCGCGCCTCAACCTTCTAATCCAGCCACTATTTGTGAGTTCACTAACTTTCGAGTGGGCAGGCATAACAAAGATGCCAACACGGTCACGGTGAACTTCCGGTTTGCTGATCATGTCGGTCGGGTAGCTATGCCTAATCTCGATGTGGTAATTCTGCTGGATGTTTCGGCCTCAATGCGCGAACAGTACCAGCAAGGCGAAATGCAGGCTTTGTTTGAGGCAGTGCTACGCTATCTGCTGCCCTTCGATGCTGATGGCATCACAGTCATTTTGTTTGCAGGTCAAGACGCACACTACATTTGGCCCGAGCCTGTCCGCAATCTGCGGCAAATCCCAGCCATTATGCAGGTGGCGTTGCAAAAAATGGTCAAAGCGACCTACGTGGCTCCTGCCTTAGAAACCGCTTTGAGCTTGAAGAAGCCGAACGGTTCAGTCTTGGTAGAAATTCTCACCGACGGCGCCTTTGAAGACCGGGAAGCGACTGTGGAACTAATCGGGCGCGCTGTGCAGCAATTGGTTGCCCAAAATCGAACTGCTCAACCTAGTCTAGGCTTGCCACTCCAAGTGGGCAGAACCCGTCTAGCCCAGTCGCGTCAGTACCATATTCACATCACAGGCTTGGGCCTAAGTCCAGACAGCCGCCGTTCCTTAGAAAACTTGGATGACAACCTGGAATTGCCGTTCGATATTGTTGATTTCTCTACGGCCCAAAGTGTGCTCAGTGCTCCGGACCAGATCTTTCAGGAACTCGACCGCTCAGCCCTGACGGTCGGCAATAACGGTTTAGTAACAGTGCGTGGACCTGCCAGCATTGTTGGGGTAGGCGATGGCATCAAACGCATTTACGAGACTGAAGACATTGAACCGGATTTAGAGTGCGAAGGTCAGGTAATTGCCAACTTTTATGGTTGGGAGAAAATGCCTGCGGCTGGGCAGGTGGCCGTGCGGTTTGCCGAAAGGCCTGAGCCCTTTGAGCTGACCTTATCTTGGCAGGGCGAGCAAACCAGCGTTGCTGTTGTGCCCCGCTAG
- a CDS encoding adenylate kinase, translating to MRLILLGASGAGKGTQAQRLSAHFQIPWIGTGDLLRAAIQENSELGQQAQAYVEQGELVPDELMIQFIQSRLQLPDASNGWILDGYPRTAFQAEELDFLLEALAQPLDQAILLDVPESVLVERSLQRALPDDQPEVVQRRIQLFEERTLPLLDYYRYRQRLQVIPGAEPPESVFAQILSVLTKKQPN from the coding sequence GTGCGTCTAATTTTGTTGGGAGCTTCTGGGGCGGGCAAGGGAACTCAAGCCCAACGGCTGTCCGCCCACTTTCAAATTCCCTGGATCGGCACTGGCGATCTACTGCGAGCTGCCATCCAGGAGAATTCCGAACTGGGTCAACAGGCCCAGGCGTACGTCGAGCAGGGGGAACTGGTGCCCGATGAGCTGATGATTCAGTTCATTCAATCCCGCTTGCAGTTGCCGGATGCTAGCAACGGCTGGATTTTGGATGGCTACCCCCGAACTGCCTTTCAAGCTGAAGAGTTGGACTTTCTACTGGAAGCCCTGGCCCAGCCCTTAGACCAAGCGATCCTGCTCGACGTACCGGAATCGGTCCTAGTTGAGCGTTCGCTTCAACGGGCACTGCCAGATGACCAGCCCGAGGTAGTGCAACGTCGCATTCAGCTGTTTGAGGAGCGCACCCTACCCCTGCTGGATTACTATCGTTACCGTCAACGCCTTCAAGTGATTCCAGGGGCTGAGCCTCCGGAATCAGTGTTTGCACAAATTTTGTCTGTCCTGACCAAAAAGCAGCCAAATTAG
- a CDS encoding thioesterase family protein, with translation MLEAIELEAKIEGDVTIALSMAVTMKSLTPEPNPKALPQNELTVQSSWFEYPVRVQPQDTDYSGSAWHGTYVAWMEAARVECLRSVGIGFEELVAAGCDLPVVEMSIRYHRPARLGMEVLVRARLAELNSLRMDWDYQICAASAATSTKLGLDASSDSALLASARVTLVTVDRQKGKIMRSLPPLVQEAFRRLQGI, from the coding sequence GTGCTAGAAGCCATTGAGCTAGAGGCCAAAATTGAAGGTGATGTGACGATCGCCCTAAGCATGGCTGTAACGATGAAGTCTCTAACCCCTGAACCCAACCCTAAAGCACTGCCCCAAAATGAACTCACCGTTCAATCAAGCTGGTTTGAGTACCCAGTACGAGTTCAGCCTCAAGACACCGACTACTCAGGTTCTGCTTGGCACGGCACCTACGTCGCTTGGATGGAAGCCGCTCGTGTGGAATGTCTGCGATCGGTGGGGATCGGCTTTGAGGAACTGGTCGCAGCGGGTTGTGACCTGCCCGTGGTTGAAATGTCGATCCGCTATCACCGCCCTGCTCGCTTGGGTATGGAGGTTCTCGTGCGTGCGCGTTTGGCAGAATTGAATAGCCTACGCATGGACTGGGATTATCAAATCTGTGCAGCCTCAGCCGCTACCTCAACTAAGTTAGGGCTGGATGCCAGTTCAGATTCTGCACTCCTAGCCAGCGCTCGGGTCACTCTGGTTACTGTGGATCGTCAAAAAGGTAAGATTATGCGCTCCCTGCCCCCCCTGGTTCAGGAAGCTTTCCGGCGTCTACAGGGAATTTAA
- a CDS encoding multidrug efflux SMR transporter yields MSWLYLVLAIVLEVSGTTCMKLSQGFTRFWPSVLIFVFYGLCFSCLTLALKRIDVSVAYAVWSGLGTALIAAIGVLWFREPLTSLKVASVGLIILGVLGLNLGARSH; encoded by the coding sequence ATGAGCTGGTTATATTTAGTTCTGGCAATCGTTTTAGAGGTGTCGGGCACAACCTGTATGAAACTGTCACAAGGGTTCACCCGCTTTTGGCCCTCAGTGTTGATTTTTGTTTTTTACGGGTTGTGTTTTAGCTGTCTCACTCTGGCGCTGAAGCGCATTGATGTCAGTGTTGCTTATGCTGTCTGGTCTGGTTTGGGAACTGCTTTAATTGCAGCGATCGGGGTTTTGTGGTTCAGGGAACCGTTGACCTCTCTGAAAGTTGCCTCTGTGGGGTTGATCATCCTGGGCGTGCTGGGCTTGAATCTGGGTGCTAGAAGCCATTGA
- a CDS encoding PAS domain S-box protein — translation MGSSPHRQTPRGQERDVALQKHDQELEQGLQPSVAIKQCLQTDLYKALLQAQSDLGEGSLITDGSQILCVNEAFRKISGYNETELLALSSLNDLVIAGYHPLQNGFRPPEGFQVSSELLPQNGQKDVTQNHLRNCFKTAIRHKNGQFVELEVAVKAFAVEESSHLLIIARKLSRYEQIEALQISDQRFRATFEQAAVGMAHVGLEGQWLLVNQKLCDILGYSREELLLRTFQDITYPDDLDTDLGYVRQMLANNIQTYSIEKRYLHKSGSVVWANLTVSLVRKPSGEPDYFIAAIENIDERKQAEAELNQSLKELADLTSALDESSIVDVSDQHGIIQYVNDKFCEISQYSREELIGQDHQLLNSSYHSKQFIQSLWATIGQGKVWQGEIRNRAKDGSFYWVDTTIVPFLEPNKTPYQYVAIRTDVTSRKEAEAKLAELNADLEHQVRERTAQLERQMEELKQLNALKDDFLSTVSHELRTPMANIKMALRMLQVASTPQQQSRYLQILHNECAREINLINDLLDLQRLETGPQPLLLSALRLQSWLPELIAPFEERAKDRQQVLQLQISADLPPLLSDPASLERTLAELINNACKYSPPGAEIKVVARRSEHTPGAALIQVCNSGVVIPAREQNRIFEKFYRIPSADPWKQGGTGLGLALVQKLVQRLGGTIQVESTSELTTFSIELPKPNSLTGSSSNHN, via the coding sequence ATGGGTAGCTCGCCGCACCGCCAAACTCCTAGGGGTCAGGAAAGAGATGTTGCCTTGCAGAAGCACGATCAAGAGCTTGAGCAGGGACTTCAGCCATCTGTAGCAATCAAACAGTGCCTGCAAACAGATTTATACAAGGCCCTTCTACAAGCGCAGAGCGACCTGGGCGAAGGCTCCTTGATTACTGATGGCTCACAGATCTTATGCGTTAATGAAGCGTTTCGTAAGATTAGCGGCTACAACGAGACTGAGCTACTAGCCTTATCCTCTCTAAATGACTTAGTCATTGCAGGATACCATCCACTTCAGAATGGCTTTCGGCCCCCTGAGGGATTTCAAGTTTCCTCAGAGCTTCTGCCACAGAATGGTCAAAAGGACGTCACGCAAAATCATCTCCGAAACTGTTTTAAAACTGCCATCCGACACAAGAACGGACAGTTTGTAGAGCTAGAAGTTGCAGTCAAAGCTTTCGCTGTAGAAGAAAGCTCTCATCTATTAATAATTGCCCGTAAACTTAGTCGGTACGAGCAAATTGAGGCACTTCAAATTAGTGACCAACGCTTTCGGGCAACCTTCGAGCAGGCTGCTGTTGGCATGGCGCATGTCGGACTTGAAGGACAATGGCTACTGGTGAATCAGAAGCTCTGCGACATTCTAGGCTATAGCCGTGAAGAATTGCTACTGCGAACATTCCAAGACATTACTTACCCTGACGACCTGGATACCGATCTGGGCTACGTTCGTCAAATGTTAGCGAATAATATTCAGACTTACTCGATTGAAAAGCGTTATCTTCACAAAAGTGGTTCAGTAGTCTGGGCAAACCTAACAGTGTCACTGGTTCGCAAGCCCTCAGGCGAGCCGGATTACTTCATTGCAGCGATTGAGAATATTGATGAGCGTAAGCAAGCCGAAGCTGAGTTGAACCAATCGCTCAAAGAGCTTGCAGATCTGACTTCAGCCCTGGATGAATCTTCCATTGTGGATGTATCAGATCAGCATGGGATCATTCAGTATGTCAATGATAAGTTCTGCGAGATTTCCCAATATTCTCGGGAAGAGCTAATTGGCCAAGACCACCAGTTGCTCAATTCTAGCTATCACTCCAAACAGTTTATTCAAAGTCTTTGGGCCACGATTGGTCAGGGTAAAGTTTGGCAGGGCGAGATTAGAAACCGAGCCAAAGATGGTAGCTTCTATTGGGTTGATACGACAATTGTGCCGTTCCTGGAGCCGAATAAAACTCCTTATCAATATGTCGCGATCCGCACAGATGTCACCAGTCGTAAAGAGGCCGAGGCGAAGCTTGCAGAGCTCAATGCTGACCTGGAACATCAAGTGCGGGAGCGAACAGCTCAATTAGAAAGGCAAATGGAGGAGCTAAAGCAGCTTAATGCACTGAAGGATGATTTTTTAAGTACTGTCTCCCATGAGCTACGCACGCCCATGGCAAATATTAAAATGGCTTTGCGAATGCTACAGGTCGCTAGCACGCCCCAACAGCAAAGCCGCTATCTACAGATTTTGCACAATGAATGCGCTCGGGAAATTAACCTAATCAACGACCTGCTAGATCTGCAACGGTTGGAGACTGGGCCTCAGCCATTGCTGCTGTCAGCACTACGGTTGCAAAGCTGGCTGCCTGAACTAATCGCGCCTTTTGAAGAGCGGGCAAAAGACCGGCAGCAAGTTCTCCAGCTTCAGATCTCAGCCGATTTGCCCCCCTTGCTATCCGACCCAGCAAGCTTGGAACGAACTCTGGCAGAACTGATCAACAATGCTTGTAAATACTCGCCTCCCGGTGCTGAGATTAAAGTAGTTGCTCGCCGTTCCGAACACACCCCTGGAGCCGCTCTGATCCAAGTGTGCAATTCTGGCGTTGTGATCCCAGCTCGAGAACAGAACCGGATCTTTGAAAAGTTCTATCGAATTCCGAGTGCAGACCCTTGGAAGCAGGGGGGTACTGGCTTGGGCTTAGCCTTAGTCCAAAAGTTAGTGCAGAGGTTAGGGGGCACTATTCAGGTTGAGAGTACTTCAGAGCTGACGACGTTTAGCATTGAACTGCCGAAACCCAACTCGCTGACAGGTTCGTCTTCCAATCACAATTGA